The genomic window AAGTTCCTCAAGGCGGCGCGGATCGCGGGCGAACTGCTCGGCGGCACGCTGTACGAGCGCTACTACGGCATCGACTACGCGGCGATCCGCGATCTGGCGATCTCCGAGGCAGGCACGGCCCTGACCCGTTCGTACGGCACCCTCGCCTCCCCCGGTTTCGCCCGGCTGTGCGCCGAGCGGGCCGGGACGACGTCAGGGTCCTGGTCGGTCGCCGCAAACGGCACGGTGATCGAGCAGGCGCAGATCCTCACCACGCACAACCTGGCAACACTGGTCCACCCGATGGGCATCGTCCCGCGGCCCGGCTGGGCCGACCTGGCGCGCCGCTGCTTCGTGACCGTGTGCCGACTGACCGCCCGTGTGCACCACAACCCACGGCCCTTGGGCACGATCAAGGACGCTGCGTACGCGTGGCGCCAGATGGTGTTCCATCTGTCCCTGTGCCCGACGGAGGAGCAGCGGCAGGTCATCGTCGGCCTGCACGAGGAGACGGCCCGCCGCCCCGCCCATGTCGCGACCCGGCTGGCCCCCTCCCTGGCGGGCCTGGCCCTGGTCGCCGAGGGCGGAACCTTCGGCAAGGACGGAACGCGGGACGGCGGCCGCGCCCGGCGCTTCCTGGGGTGGAGCACCGACGGACACTGGATGCGGTGAGCTTTTGCTCTCTTTGGTGGGCTGGCCAGTTGCTTGGAAGTACCGCACCTGCTCGCCTTGGCGGAACCTGCCACGCCGGCCTTCACCGCGGGCACTGGGCACGGGCCGCGGGGACGGTCGAACTGGACCGCTGCAGGCGCCGCCTCGTGCGGTCAGAGTGGGCCGGGGCACAGCGCTGTGTGGGCAGGGCAGGGGATTCCGGCGGGGTCGCAGTCGGCGCACCTCTCACAGTGTTGCCAGAACACCTGCATCGCGTGTTGGTGGCGGGCGTTGGCGGCGAGGTCTCCAGCTCCGACGCGTTGCTTGTAGCCGAATGCTCCTCCGCTGTCGTTCCAACTCCATCGCGGGGGTGCTGCCGGGGTTGTCGATGTCTGGCGGGTCACACCGGCCGTGCGGGTCGCCGCGGCGCATAAGGATGCGATGGGGTGAGTGCGGGGCTCCGGCAGAAACGCGGAGGGCCGCGGTGGTTGCGGGCGGGCTTCCGTGGCGGGCGGTGTGGTCAACGAGGTGATGCGGTCGGTGAAGTCGGCGTCGGGCAGGGGCAGGTCCAGGTCGTCGTCGACGTAGGAAACGGCTGCGGGTACGTAGTTGAGGACCGCGCTGACCTGAGCCGCCCTGGCGGCCAGACCGAGGGCCGGCTCATCGGTCTCCTTCAGGCCCTGCAAGACGTGCAGGGTGGCGGCAAAGTCCTGCAGCTCGGCGCTTGATGGGCCGTGGTCATCGGCGGCCCCGGCCGCCTGGGTGTGCCACCACTCGGCTTCGGGTTCCTCACCGTGCGCCATGTGGTGCAGATACAGGCAGTAGGTAGCGGCGCCGTCTCCGGCGCCAGCGGCGTACTGCCACCAGAACCGTGCGGAGTCCTCGTGCTCGGTGAGCTGAAGGATGCATCCCAGCACCCGCGCTCCGGGCGGTTCCGGCAGGGAGCGGGCCACGAAATGCTGGAGGCCCGCCAAAGCGCCGCTGCTCATGACCGCCGTCTCACACAGCGTGCGGAGATCCCGCGCCGCGACATCCTGCGGCCCTTCGGGCGCGAGGCCGGGGCCTTCTCCGGTGTGCGGTTCGACGCGACGGGCGGCCACCCTCGCGGCGAGGCGGTCGGCCGCGGCACTGATCTCTTCAGGTGTGTAGGGCTCGTTGACCAGCCGGGCCCGGGCCAGGAGCTGGTCAATGGGCAACGTCATCGACCTGTCCTTCCTTCGCCAGTCCCAGGATTTCCTGCAGGCGGCGCCGTGCGTAGCGGGCGGTGGAGCGCACCGCCGCAGGGGTGATGCCGAGGTGGTCGGCTGCCTCGCGGACGGAGTGGTCGTGGCTGTAGAGCAGGACCACGACATCTCGCTGCCGCTCGGGCAGGGCCTCGATCGCCTGGAAGAGGTTGATGCTCTCCTCCAGCTGCCCGATGGGATCGACGGCCTCGCGCAGCGCGGCGGTCTCGAAGGCCGCCGTGTCCACCAGCGCTTCACGACGGCCCCTGGCCCTGGCGGCATCGATGGTGCGGTTCTTCATCACCTGCCAGGCGTAGGCCGCCGGGCTCTCCTTCGCCAGAACCTCCGGCCAGGCTATGAGCAGTTGCTCGAAAGCACAGTCGACCGCCTCCTCGGCATCGGCCCTGTTGTTCAGGTACGTCCTCGCCCAGCGCACGTACGCCGGGCGGTGCATCCGGTGGAATGCCTCGAAGTCCAACGGCAGCTGGGTCATCGGCACGGGGCCGGCTGGATGGTCCGGGACGTCCCGCCTCACGCCTGTCCGTCCTCGCGGTCGCCGCGGCGCAGTTCACTGACCCCCACCCGCACACCGGCCGCCGCGACGCCGTGCGGCAGCACCACGTCACCGCCCAGCACCCGCACAGCGAGGATCACCTCGTCAAGTAGCTGAAACGACACTGCCTTTCGCCCCTCCCCTGGACTGGCGGACCCTCTTGCCGGACCCGGAGGGACGCCGGTCGCACCCTCTGCCCCTGATGGCGCACCACGAGCAGCGAGCGTGCACCCCACCGAACCACAATTCTCACCGAATGAATCTGTTCGATTACACTCAGGCGCCACTCGACCTCGGCGCTCGCAGCCTCGCCGCGCGATGCCGCGCCACCCACCAGCGCAACGGCCGCACAGCTCGGCCGCTCGCACGGCGCCCGGCAGTCTTGCGGTCATCCATTTTGTGGTGGGCATCACATGATGGGTCTCGGCAACCGAAAACATGCCGCCTGCCCGACTTGGGCCGCTTTCTCTTCGGATAGGGAAGCGATCGCCGTACGTACGTTCCTTTTCGGCCGTTGGTCGTCTGCAGGGGGCGCGTCCGCCCGTGACCGGTACCACCCCGTGCCGTAGGAAGGCGCCAGGGTCCTGTCCTCCTTCGACCCCGGCATCCCCACCTACGACGACGGCACCGACCCGCCGGCCCTCGCCTGGCCGCAGACGGCGAGGGCATGACCTCGCCGCAGGTACTGGAGTACCTGGAGAACCACTTCGGCCTGTGCGTACCGAAGAAATCCGAGGAACAGCGCCTGCCGGCGGCGGCCTTCGCGGTGGTGTGAGCGTCGCGACCGATGAGTTCTCGCTGTCGGCACAGTCCCTGATACGAGGAGGTGTTCGCGATGGACGCGAGGGCACGGCAGGAGGCTCTTCGGCGGCTGGATGTGCTGGTCGGGGAGTGGGTGGTGGAGGCGGATTTCGCCGGTGGGGAGGCGGTGCCGGTCGGGCGGAGCGTGTTCGAGTGGACCTTGGACGGGCAGTTCCTGGTGCAGCAGACGGAGGCCCCGGACCCGGTCCCGGACAGCACGGCGATCGTCTCGGTCGCCCCCGGGACGGGCGCGTACACACAGCACTACTTCGACTCGCGGGGGGTCGTACGAACGTACGCCATGACCTTCGACGGCGGGGAGTGGCGGCTGCTGCGGGAGCGCGCGGACTTCTCGCCGCTGGACTTCCGGCAGCGGTTCACCGGCCGGATCGAGGACGACGGCAACACCGTCCGGGGCGCCTGGGAGCTGGCGAAGGACGGCTCGGGGCAGTGGGAGCGGGACTTCGCTCTGACCTACCGACGGAGGCGATGAGATGAAACCAACAGTCGAGAACGGGCGCGGGATCGTCGACGCGAGTCTCTACATGGTGCTGGCCACGGGCGACGCGGAGGGACGGCCGTGGAGCACTCCGGTCTACTTCGCGCACGTGGGGTGCCGGGAGTTCTTCTGGGTGTCGTCGCCGGAGGCGGCGCATTCGCGGAACATCGCGGTACGGCCCGAGGTGGGCGTCGCGATCTTCGACTCGTCCGTGCCGATCGGGAGCGGGCAGGGGGTGTTCATGGCCGCCGTCGCCGGGCTTGTGGAGGGCGAGGGTGTCGAGCAGGCGTTGGAGGTCTTCTCCCGGCGCTCGCTCCGGCACGGTGGGCGGGTCTGGACCGTCGACGACGTACGGGGCGACTCCGGTGTCAGGCTGTACCGCGCCGTGGCCGAGGAGCACTCGATGCTGGCCAAGGACGGGAAGCCGGACCACCGGGTGTCGATTCGGCTCGTCGAGCCGTCGCCGTGACGAGGCCGGCCGGCCCTCCGCCAAACCTGCCAATTCCAGCGCGCATTCGAGGTCGTTCTATCTGGCTCACGATCGCCTCGGCCGCGGCCCTCGCCACCGCCGTCTACGCACTCGCCGCGCCGTACTACGAGTCCCGCTGACCGCAGATCCGCAAGGCCGGAGCCGAGCGTGGTGCACGAACAGGCCCCGTACCTGGATCCGAAGAAGCCGGGTACGGGGCCTTGCTCGCGAGTGCCTCTGTCTCCACCACCTGTGGGCGGTGTGGCTGCAGGCCGCAGCGTCGCCGATCCGCCCGAAGTGCGGGGCTAGTTCTTGCTGCCGTCCACGATGACCGGCGTGCCGCCCGAGTCCGTACCGCACGGTACCGCGTACACCGGGTTGGCCTTCGCGGCCTGCTTGTAGGCCTCCAGGCACTGGTTGTACAGGACCTTGTCGCTCAGCGACTTCTCGAGGATCTTGTTGGCGTTGGCGATACCCTCCGCCTCGATCCGCTTGCGCTCCGCCTCCGCCTTCGCCGTGCGCTGCCCTTCCTCGGACCGCTCGGTGGCCTGCTCCTGCTGGATCTTCTTGTCGATCTGGTCCTGCAGCTTGTCCGACGGCCTCACATTGCGCAGATTGACGGCAGTGACGTCGATCCCACGCGGCGCCAGGCGCTCCTTGATGAGGTCCTCGATCTCCCCGCCGATCTGCTCGCGAGCGGAGGCATAGCCCTCCTCGCTGGTGTGCTTCGCGAAGACATTGCGGACGATCTCACGGCTGTCCGGCAGCACCAGCCGCTCCTGGACGGCCTCCTCACTGCCCGCCAGCCGGTACAGCGAGACCGCCTTCGCCGGCACCACCGCCCACTTGATCGTGACGTCCGCGTACAGCACCCCGCCCTGCGAGGAGCGGACCTCGACCACGTCCTTGTCGTAGAGGTTGAGGTCCACCGGCCGGGTGGAGAAGGACGTGACCTCGGTGAACGGCGACTTGAACTGGATGCCGGAGGTCAACGGCGCGCCGATCCTGCCGAAGGTCACCGGCACGCCGACCTCATAGGCGCTCACCACATGGACGCAGGCGAACACACCGGCCAGCACGGCCCCCACCGCGCTGAGCACCGCCCCGAGCTTCCAGCCCCCGCCGTCACGGCCACGACCTACGAGAAAGACCACGACTGCCGCTATGAGCAGCAGGATGGACAGCACGAACACGGGTATCCCCCTCCGGAAACGGATCCGCGCCGCCTCGGGGGCGACGCGCAGCGCATCGTAACGAGCTTCGCTCCCCCGCCCGTACGCAGCCCCTGCAACTCGTCCAGGACGTTCTTCTGCCGGGCGGTGGTGCAGGAGGACGGCCTGTGCGTCGCAGACACAACCACCGGCCTCTTGCCGTACGTGGCCCGCCGCTGAAGCGAACTCCCCTCGTGCCACCGGAGTGTTCGGCTGAGGGCGGCGCGAGGCCGTGACCGGGTCCCGGTCACGGCCTCGCTGGTGTGGAGGTCGGTCATCAGCGGATCAGCAGCAGCCGCCCGCGACGGACGGTTCCTTCGCGATGACCGCGGCGTCGGCCGGGCCGGTGCAGCAGGTACTGCCCTGCTGCTTGGCAAGGGAGTCGGCGTCGGCCTTGACGACGTACACCTCCCAGGGTTCCTGGCCGGGGCCGTGAACCCAGACCTTGTCCTGGAGGGCGTAGCAGCAGGCGGTGTCGTTCTCCACGTCGGTGGCCAGGCCGGCCTCGCCCAGGCGGGCGGTGGCGGCATGGACCGCTTCGCTGCTCTCGACCTCGACACCGAGGTGGTCCATTCGGGTCGCCTCGCCCACGGCGCCTTCGATCAGGACGAGCTTGAGCGGGGGCTCGGCGATGGCGAAGTTGGCGTAGCCGTCACGGAGTTTGGCGGGCTGGGTGCCGAAGAGCTTCGTGTAGAAGGCGACGGATGCGGCGAGGTCGGGGACTCGTAGGGCGAGCTGTACACGGGACGTCATGGTGAACCTCCTTGGGTAGGTGGGGAGTTCAGCAGCCACCGGAGGTGGTGGCCGGGGCGCCGATGCCGATCTGGAGGGTGGCCGGGGCAGCGCAGCAGCCGCCGGACTGCTCGGCGTCCTCCGGCTCGTCGAAGAGGCCGGCGCCGCCGCACACCCCTGTCTCCGGAAGGGTGAGTTCCACGCGCTCGGCGGCCTCCTGGTCGCCGGCGAGCGCGGCGGTGATCGAGCGGACCTGCTCGTAGCCGGTCATGGCGAGGAACGTGGGGGCGCGGCCGTAGGACTTCATGCCGACGAGGTAGATGCCCTGCTCAGGGTGGGAGAGCTCGTTCACGCCGTGTGGGTAGACGGTGCCGCAGGAGTGGACGTTCGGGTCGATGAGCGGGGCCAGGGCGGTCGGGGCCTGGAGGCGCTCGTCGAGTCCGAGGCGGACCTCGGAGAGGAAGCCGAGGTCGGGGCGGAAGCCGGTCAGGACGATGACCTCGTCGACCGGGTCGAGGCGGCGGCCGTCCTCCGCGACCAGGGCGATCCGGTCACCGTCGCGTTCCACAGCCCGAGTGCGGAATCCCGTCACCGCACTCGCGTGGCCGGCCTCGACGGCCGCCTTGGCCCGCAGGCCCAGCGCGCCGCGCGCCGGGAGTTGGTCGGCCTCTCCTCCGCCGTACGTGTTCGAGCCGATGCCACGCCGCAGGATCCACACGGCGTGCGTGCCGTGCTGCTCCTTCGCCAGGCCGGCGAGGAGCGCGAGGGCGGTGAAGGCGGAGGCGCCGGAGCCTACGACCGCGGTGCGCTTGCCCGCGTAGCGAGCGCGTTCGGCGGGGTCGGTGAGGTCGGGCACGCGGTGGGAGATGCGGTCGGCCGCCGACTTCTCGCCGAGGGCGGGCAGGCCGTCCGCGCCGGCGGGGCTGGGGGTGGACCAGGTGCCGGAGGCGTCGATGACGGCGCGGGCGGCGATCCGCTGCTCATGGCCGTCGGCGGACTGGATGTGCACGGTGAAGGGCTGCTCGTCGCGGCCGGAGTCGACGATGCGGTCGCGGCCGGCGCGGGCCACTCCGGTAACCGTGGTGCCGTAGCGGACCTGGTCACCGAGTACGTCGGCCAGGGGCTGGAGGTAGCGCTCGGCCCAGTCGCCGCCGGTCGGGTAGGTCGTGCCGTCTGGGCGTGCCCAGCCGGTGGGCGCCAGCAGCTTCTCGGCGGCCGGGTCGATGACCTCGCCCCAGGTCGAGAACAGTCGGACGTGCGACCACTCCCGTACGGCGCTGCCCGCCGCCGGCCCGGCTTCCAGGACCAGGGGTTCGATGCCGCGCTCGACGAGATGCGCGGCGGCGGCCAGGCCGACGGGGCCGGCTCCGATGACCACGACGGGCAGCTGGTCGGTGGTGAGCACGCTGTTGACGGACACAGCCACTGGGGTCCCCTTTGTTTCGACATCCATCGATCTCTCACCCTCAGCATGGCACCTGTTTCGATAAGCGTCAACATAGACATCCATCGAATCCGGGGCCCAGGGCAGTGGAACGATCGGACATCGCGGTGATCGGGGGCGGCCAGTCCGGGCCGGCCGCAGCGCATGCTCTGCGTCGGCAGGGCTGGGACCGGCGGCCCTGGGGGCCTCCGACCGGGCAACCGGGTCACGGCCGCGCCACCACGCAGGCCTCACGTTCTTCTCCCCCGCCGGATACAGCGCACTGCCCGGCGCGCCTCTCGATGGGGACCCGATCGCTATCCGCACCGGGACGGGGTCGCCACCTGCCTGCTGCTCTACGTCGACCGTCCGCGCGCCGACATCCGTACGGGGGCACGCATCCGGGAAGTGCGGCCCCTACCGGCGACGGCTTCAACATCGCGCTGGACGACGGGAGCGAACTGTCTGCGCGGGGCCTGGTAGCGACCTCCGAAAGCTTCGGCCGCCCTCAGCGTCCGGTCCTGCCGGGGCCGGCGGACTTCGCGGGGCGCGGGGCCGCACGCAGCCGAGTATCGCGCGCCGGAGCCGTTCGCCGGACAGCGCATGGGGGCCTGTCGGCGCCGGACACCCATGCGGAATGCCGCCGCACTGGCCCCGTACGCCCAGGTTCCCCTCGCCGGGACAGACACCCTCCCCCTCGGCCGATTTCTGCGTACGCCTCCGGCTCGGCTGCTCATCGACAACGGCCGCCACCGGGCTGCCATCACTTCCGGCACTCCGGACCGGCGTCCCGTGTTCACGGGGTCGACGCCATCAAGGTCACCTGGGCCGACGGCGGCAGCGAGGAGGTCGACGCGATGCCGCCGACCACCGGTCACCGTCCCGACCTCGGCCACCCGGCCCCGCTCGACGCGTCGACGACCACGGCCGCCCCATCCACCAGGAGGGCTTCTCGCTCACCCAGCCCGGCCTCGCCCCCGGAAGGGCCGGAATGACAGCGCAACCTGGCCTCGAACCCCCTCCGAGGCGCCGGCAGGGACGAGAGCCGGATCGCCCGACGCCTGGCGGCACACGTGCACCGGGGCTGACCCTGCGGACTCTGGCAGCTCTGGTTCGACGTATGTCAACATAAACGTATGTCGAACATCAGGGCACTTCCGCTGCTGGAACCCGAGGCGGCCGAGGGTGTCGTGCCGTGCTGCCCGCCGCTCACCGAACGGCCACTGACGGCCGAGGAGGCCGAGCGGACCGCCGCGATGTTCAAGGCACTCGGCGACCCGGTCCGCCTGCGCCTGTTCTCGCTGGTCGCCTCCCACGAGGACGGGGAGGCGTGCGTGTGCGACATCTCCGACGTCGGGGTCTCCCAGCCGACGGTCTCCCACCATCTGAAGAAGCTCAAGGAGGCCGGGCTGCTCAGCTCCGAGCGGCGCGGCACCTGGGTCTACTACCGGGTGGAGCCGTCGGTGGTGGCCGCGATGGGGCAGATGCTGACCGCAGCCACCCCCACGGCCTGACCCAGGTCGACGATCTCTGCTTGACCGGCGCTGCCCGAGGCACGGGAGAGAACAACGAGCCTGTCACGGGCCAGTGTCCTTGTCACGTGAGCCGGCCGGGAGGATGGGCCGAGTCGCTCAGGACCTCCGCCGACGGGTTCCCTGTCCTCCCGGCCGCCGTTCCCGCCGAGGTGGGGCGTGCTCAGGCCGGCTTGAGCTGCCACTGCTGACAGGTGTTGTTCAGCCACGACCACTGGCGTACGTCGGCTCCGTCGGCCGTGGAGCAGTCGGCGACATCGGCGACCTTGCCGGTGGCCTGGTTGACGATCCGTACATAGCCGCCGCTCGTGGCGAGGAACCGGAACCGCTGGCAGGTGTTGTTCAGCCAGGACCACTGGCGCAGATTCGCGCCGTCGGCCGAGGAACAGTTCTCCGTGTCCAGGACCTTGCCACCGGCGACGTTGACCAGGCGGTGGGTGTCATCGCCCAGGTCCTCGAGGCGCCAGCGCTGGTTGTTGCCGCCGCTGCACGTCCACTGCTGCACATTGGCCCCGTCGGAGCTCGAACTCCCCGCTACGTCGAGGCACTTGCCGCTGTTGCGGTTGACGAGCGTGTACGTCGTCGAGGCGGACGACGGCTCCCCCGAGGGCCCGGCGAGCGAGGCGCCGAGCCGCACCGGCGTACCGAGGTTCGGCGTACCGTCCGAGTTCCAGCTGAACTTCTGCGCCCGCGTCGTCCGGCCGTTGTCGCAGCCTTCGCTCGCGCTGTCGTTGGCGTGATAGACGATCCAGCTCTCGGTGCCGTCAGGCGAGGTGAAGAAGCCGTTGTGCCCCGGCCCGTAGACTCCGTTCGCGTCGTTGCGCTGGAAGACGGGCGTGGACTTCTTCGTCCAGGAGGAGGCCGCCAGCGGGTTGGAGCCGGTCAGCTCCAGCTGGCCGAGCTTGTAGTCGGGTGTCCAGCAACCGCTCGCCGAGTAGACCAAGAACGTGCGACCGCCCCGCTGGAGTATCTCCGGACCCTCGTTGACCGTGCCGCCCGAGCGCTCCCAGTCGTGCGTGGGTGTGGAGATCGTCGAGAAGGAGCCGCTGACCGTGTACGGGTTGGACATCCGCGCGGCGACGATGTTCTGCGTGCCGCCGCTCGCGCTGCCGAACAGATACAGGCTTCCGTTGATGGTCGCCACGCTCGGGTCGAGCATCCAGGCACTGCCCAGCTGGTTCTTGTAGGTGTACGGGCCCATCGGGTCCGAGCCGGCGCTCTCCAGGACGTGGGTGCGCTGGGTGGGGATGTAGTCGGAGACGTTCTGGCCCGCGACGTAGTACAGGTACCAGCGGCCGTTCAGGAAGTGCAGCTCCGGCGCCCAGATGTTGCAGCAGCGCGAGGCCGCGTCACCCGTCCACACCTGGACGCTCGGCGCGGTCGAGAGACCGGCGAGTGTCGGCGACTTGCGGATGGTGATGGCGTCGGTCCAACTCGTCGTCACCAGGAAGTAGTTGCCGTTGTGGTACGAGATCCAGGGGTCGGCGCCCTTCTGGGCCTTGACCGGGTTGGCGAAGGAGGCGGCGCTCGCCGGGGACTGCCCCAAGGAGAGCGCGAGCAGGAGGGCCGCCAGCAGGGTCAGTAGGCGACGGGCCATCCGCTGCTCCAGTTCAGAAGGTTGATGCCGAGCTTCGGAGTGCCGTTGTCCTGGCCGTCGTAGTAGTGGTAGACGATCAGGTCCCCGTCCGCGTCGTTCATGATCGACTGTCCGCCGGGGCCGATGTACCGGCCGTGCGACTCCAGCACGGGCGTTCCGCCGTTGTTCATCATGGCGACGCCGTTCTTGTCGTGGTACGGGCCGGTGATACTGGTGGCCCGGCCGACCTTGACCTTGTACGTGGAGCTGGTGCCGGCGCAGCAGGTGTCGTACGAGGCGAACAGGTAGTAGTAGCCGTTCCGTTTGACGATGTACGGGGCCTCTACGGCCTTGGTCCCGGTGGGGCGGGAGGCGAGCGAGTAGCGGGTGGTGTTGGACGAGAGCTGCTTCCCGGTCGACGGGTTGATCTGGATCATCTTGATCCCGGTCCACCAACTGCCGAACGACAGCCACCACTTGCCGTCGTCGTTCACGAAGAGGTTCGGGTCGATGGCGTTGTAGTCGTTCGACGAACTCGACGTGTAGACGATGCCCTGGTCGGCCCAGCTGCCCGGCCGGCCGGTCGTCGACGTCGCCAGCCCGATGGCCGAGTTCTGCGAGCCGAAGGACGAGACGGAGTAGTACATCAGGTACTTGCCGCCGTGGTACGAGATGTCGGGTGCCCAGGCCTCCGGTACGGAGGAGTAGGTGCGCCACCAGCTCGGTCTGCCGGAGAAGGCGTCCGCGCCGCCGCTGAAGGCGATGCGGTTGGTGGAGTTGCGGTTGCCGATGCCGCCGCCGGTGGCGTACAGCAGGTACTGGCCCGACGATGTGCGGATCATTGTCGGGTCGTGGACCACGATCGAGCCGGTGACGGTGCCCGGGTTCGGATACGCGGACGCCGAGCTCGGGACGAGTGCGAGCAGGATCGCCGCGGGGACGGCGAGGAGAGCGGTTCTGCGGGCGGTTCTGCGGGTGGTTCTGCGAGCGCCTTTGCGGGAGGTGCGGCTCACGCGGATCCTCCTTGCGTGGGGGGACGGCCCCGTTCGAACGTGGTCGGCATGCTCGGAGCATGCAGTACGCTCGGACAGGTTCAGCGCGTTCGGCATTATGAACGCCGGTCACGACTTCGAACGGGACCGTAGAATCGAACCCCTTGCGCGTCAACGGTTCGCGCAGCAACTCCCGTCACTACGATCGTCGAATCGCGTTCGACAACTCACCTGTCGCACGGGGCGCTTGACACCACGGAACGAGTCGGCGGGCCGGCTGCCCGGGCACATTGCGCCCGGCAGGCCGTCCCTCACTGCCCCGCCAACCCCGTATGCGCCACCCCCCGCACAATCTGCCGCTGGAACAGCGCGAAGACGATCAGGAGTGGCAGGCCCGCGATGACGACCGACGCCATCATCTGCTCGTAGCGGAGGCCGTAGGACGTCTGGACGTTGACCAGGCCCACCGGGAGGGTCATGCCGCCCGGATCCGTGGTCACCAGGAACGGCCAGAGGAAGTTGTTCCAGGTCGAGATGAACGTGAAGATGCCGACCGCCGCCAGGACCGGACGGGACAGGGGCATCACGATCGTCCAGAAGACGCGCCAGCGGCCCGCGCCGTCGACGAAAGCCGCCTCCTCCAGTTCGCGGGGGACGCCGTCGAAGAACTTGACCAGGATGAACACCATGGCGGGGACGGCGACTTGGGGCAGGATCACACCCCAGTACGTGTCGACCAGGCCCAGCTGCACCATCTCTGCGAACAACGGGGCCATCAGCACCTGGGGCGGCACCATGATCCCGGCCAGAACGACGGCGTACAGCACCTTGCGGCCACGGAACTCCGTGCGCGAGAAGCCGTACGCCGCCATCGCGCACAGCAGAACCGTCAGGATCGTCGTCATCACCGAGATGTACGCCGTGTTGAACATCCAGCGGCCGATGTCGCCCGCCTCCCACACCTTCTGGTACGCGTCGAAGGTGAAGTGGGAGCCGAGCCAGCGCAGGGGCGTCCGTGTCGCCTCTCCTTCCGGTTTGAAGGACGTCGCCAGGGCCCACGCCAGAGGGAGCACCCACACCACCGTCAGGAGCAGGGCCGCGGCCAGCATCACCCAGCGGCCCGGGGTCCAACGGGCCTTGCGGCCCTCGTCCGTTGACAGCAATCCGCTCACGCCGACTCTCCACTCCGCCGCGACAACCGCAGCTGTACCAGCGACACGATCACGATCAGGGCGAAGAAGAGGTACGAGACCGCCGAGGCGTAGCCGATGCGGTAGCCGGTGAAGCCGGACTGGTAGACGTACTGGAGGATCGGGCGGGTCGAGTCGTCGGGGCCGCCGCCGGTCATGATGTACACCTGGTCGAAGATCTTGAGGGAGGCCAGGATCTGGAGGACAAGGACGACTCCCGTGGTGCGCTTCAGCAGGGGGAGGGTCACGTGCCGCAGCCGCTGCCACGCGCCCGCGCCGTCCAACTCCGCTGCTTCGTAGAGGTGTTGAGGGATCGACTGCAACGCGGCCAGATAGAGAAGGAAGTTGAAGCCGACCGTCCACCAGATGGTGGCCGCCACGATCGACAGCATCGCGTACCGCTCGTCCGTCAGCCAGCCGATCCCCGGGTGCAGGCCGAACCAGGCGAGCAGCTGGTCCGCGAGGCCGAAGTCGGAGGGGAAGATCA from Streptomyces sp. DSM 40750 includes these protein-coding regions:
- a CDS encoding carbohydrate ABC transporter permease — encoded protein: MLAAALLLTVVWVLPLAWALATSFKPEGEATRTPLRWLGSHFTFDAYQKVWEAGDIGRWMFNTAYISVMTTILTVLLCAMAAYGFSRTEFRGRKVLYAVVLAGIMVPPQVLMAPLFAEMVQLGLVDTYWGVILPQVAVPAMVFILVKFFDGVPRELEEAAFVDGAGRWRVFWTIVMPLSRPVLAAVGIFTFISTWNNFLWPFLVTTDPGGMTLPVGLVNVQTSYGLRYEQMMASVVIAGLPLLIVFALFQRQIVRGVAHTGLAGQ
- a CDS encoding carbohydrate ABC transporter permease → MTTTTTATTVPVPAERSGAKPVTVRRKWTEHGLVFIAPFFLTYALFLLWPLVSGIGMSLRSDNITGEGGEFVGFDNYTEAFQDPGVWSSLWNTIWFTILSTVPLVVTGLVLALLSHHLRFVQWLWRLSWFAPFLLPSGVIGLLFLWVIFPSDFGLADQLLAWFGLHPGIGWLTDERYAMLSIVAATIWWTVGFNFLLYLAALQSIPQHLYEAAELDGAGAWQRLRHVTLPLLKRTTGVVLVLQILASLKIFDQVYIMTGGGPDDSTRPILQYVYQSGFTGYRIGYASAVSYLFFALIVIVSLVQLRLSRRSGESA